From a region of the Lactuca sativa cultivar Salinas chromosome 4, Lsat_Salinas_v11, whole genome shotgun sequence genome:
- the LOC111886216 gene encoding probable alpha,alpha-trehalose-phosphate synthase [UDP-forming] 7 has protein sequence MQSRSYTNLLELASGNFPVMGRERDKRKMPRIMTVPGSINEFDDEPASSVASDNASSLSMDRIIIVANQLPLKAKRRPDNKSWSFTWDDDSLLLRLKDGFPDDMEVLYVGSLNVDVDGIEQDDVAQLLLERFSCVPTFLPPSLIEKFYTGFCKKQLWPLFHYMLPISADHGGRFDRSMWEAYVSANKLFSQKVIEVINPEDDFVWIHDYHLMVLPTFLRRRFNRLRMGFFIHSPFPSSEIYRTLPVREEILKALLNSDLIGFHTFDYARHFLSCCSRMFGLEYQSKRGYIGLDYYGRTVGIKIMPVGIHMGQIESVMKLADKELRTKELKQQFEGKTVLLGVDDMDIFKGINLKLLAMEQMLKLHPSWQGIVVLIQIANPARGKGGIDLEEIQAEIQESCKRINEEFGKPGYQPIIYIDKPMSVNERVAYYSIAECVVVTAVRDGMNLTPYEYIVCREGIPNSDSDSGPKKSMLVVSEFVGCSPSLSGAIRINPWNVEATAEAMNEAISMGEPEKQMRHEKHYRYVSTHDVAYWSRSFLQDMERSCADHFRKRCWGIGLGFGFRVVSLDPNFRKLSIDDIVSDYLKAKRRAIFLDYDGTVMPQNSIIKTPSREVISLLNTLSGDLNNTVFIVSGRGRESLSRAFSPCRKLGIAAEHGYFIRWCQDVEWETCGQSSDFGWMDMAKPVMKLYTESTDGSSIETKESALVWQYRDADPGFGFAQAKEMLDHLESVLANEPVAVKSGQYIVEVKPQASSKGLVAEKIFTSMAENGKQADFVLCVGDDRSDEDMFEIIGNAISRNIISVNTVVFACTVGQKPSKAKYYLDDTNEVILMLQSLAEATDSPALSEDENYGSRYP, from the exons ATGCAATCGAGATCATATACTAATCTTCTAGAATTGGCTTCTGGGAATTTCCCTGTAATGGGGCGAGAGAGGGACAAGCGAAAGATGCCAAGGATAATGACTGTTCCCGGAAGTATCAACGAATTTGACGATGAGCCAGCAAGTAGTGTTGCATCTGATAACGCTTCTTCACTTTCTATGGATAGAATCATTATAGTTGCAAATCAATTGCCTCTGAAAGCCAAAAGAAGACCTGATAATAAAAGCTGGAGTTTTACTTGGGATGACGACTCTCTCCTTTTGCGACTCAAAGATGGTTTTCCTGATGACATGGAAGTTCTATATGTTGGCTCCTTAAATGTCGATGTTGATGGAATTGAACAAGATGATGTTGCTCAACTCTTGTTGGAAAGATTCAGTTGCGTCCCAACTTTTCTTCCACCTAGCCTCATCGAAAAGTTCTACACTGGTTTTTGCAAGAAACAGTTGTGGCCTCTCTTTCACTACATGTTACCAATTTCAGCTGATCATGGAGGTAGATTTGATCGATCTATGTGGGAAGCCTACGTCTCTGCAAACAAATTGTTTTCCCAGAAAGTAATCGAAGTCATAAATCCCGAAGATGATTTTGTTTGGATACATGATTATCATCTAATGGTGTTGCCTACTTTCTTGAGAAGACGATTTAATCGTTTAAGAATGGGATTCTTCATCCATAGCCCATTCCCTTCTTCCGAAATTTACAGAACACTTCCTGTTAGAGAAGAAATCCTAAAAGCTTTACTCAATTCTGACCTAATCGGATTCCACACCTTCGATTACGCCCGTCATTTCCTTTCCTGTTGTAGCCGAATGTTCGGATTGGAATACCAATCCAAAAGAGGGTATATAGGATTAGATTACTACGGACGAACAGTCGGAATCAAGATAATGCCAGTTGGAATCCACATGGGACAGATAGAATCTGTGATGAAACTTGCTGATAAAGAATTAAGAACCAAGGAACTCAAGCAACAATTTGAAGGAAAAACCGTGTTGCTTGGAGTTGATGACATGGACATCTTCAAAGGCATCAATCTGAAGCTTTTAGCAATGGAACAAATGCTGAAACTACATCCATCTTGGCAAGGAATAGTTGTTCTTATCCAAATTGCAAATCCAGCTAGAGGTAAAGGTGGTATAGATTTGGAAGAAATTCAAGCTGAAATTCAAGAAAGTTGTAAACGTATAAATGAAGAATTCGGTAAACCTGGGTATCAACCAATTATTTATATAGACAAACCAATGTCAGTTAATGAAAGGGTTGCTTATTACAGCATAGCTGAATGTGTTGTGGTGACGGCTGTAAGAGATGGAATGAATTTAACTCCATATGAATACATCGTATGCCGAGAGGGAATTCCCAATTCCGATTCCGATTCCGGTCCCAAGAAAAGCATGTTAGTGGTATCGGAATTTGTTGGGTGTTCTCCTTCTTTAAGTGGTGCAATTCGTATCAATCCATGGAATGTTGAAGCAACTGCTGAAGCAATGAACGAAGCTATATCAATGGGAGAACCTGAGAAACAAATGAGACATGAGAAGCATTATCGTTATGTGAGTACACATGATGTGGCTTATTGGTCTAGAAGCTTCTTGCAAGATATGGAAAGAAGTTGTGCAGATCATTTTAGGAAAAGATGTTGGGGAATcggtttagggtttgggtttagaGTTGTGAGTCTTGATCCGAATTTTCGGAAGCTTTCGATTGATGATATTGTATCAGATTACTTAAAGGCTAAACGCAGGGCGATTTTTTTGGATTATGATGGAACTGTAATGCCTCAAAATTCCATCATTAAGACACCAAGTAGAGAAGTTATTTCACTTCTGAATACACTTTCTGGTGATCTGAATAATACGGTTTTTATTGTTAGTGGAAGAGGTAGGGAGAGTTTAAGTAGGGCTTTTTCTCCATGTAGGAAGCTTGGAATTGCAGCTGAACATGGCTACTTCATAAG GTGGTGTCAAGATGTTGAGTGGGAGACGTGTGGTCAGAGTAGTGATTTTGGATGGATGGATATGGCTAAACCTGTGATGAAACTATATACAGAATCAACTGATGGATCTTCTATAGAAACTAAAGAAAGTGCTTTAGTTTGGCAATATAGAGATGCAGATCCAGGGTTTGGATTTGCTCAAGCAAAAGAGATGCTTGATCATCTTGAAAGTGTCTTAGCAAATGAACCTGTTGCTGTTAAAAGTGGTCAATATATTGTGGAAGTCAAACCTCAGGCAT CAAGTAAAGGTCTTGTTGCAGAAAAGATCTTCACATCAATGGCTGAAAATGGGAAACAAGCTGATTTTGTGCTTTGTGTGGGTGATGATCGATCTGATGAAGATATGTTTGAAATAATCGGGAATGCAATTTCAAGAAATATAATTTCTGTTAATACTGTGGTTTTTGCATGCACGGTTGGACAAAAACCAAGTAAAGCAAAATATTATCTTGATGACACCAACGAAGTTATTTTAATGCTTCAAAGTCTGGCTGAAGCTACTGACTCTCCCGCTTTATCTGAAGATGAAAATTACGGGTCCCGTTATCCTTaa
- the LOC111886218 gene encoding uncharacterized protein LOC111886218 codes for MSNHNNINTQQSLRLANDAYAWYNNEDRDSFLDIISPPSRPFPHILNERVGIDPWLWSLDDRIFTLPSSIMSFPQPRMHLVVLQNNLANHTNLRSRQMDRSRTRTQTQTRDSNNQTKALEKLRKEIYNPVPKKIIQRLGRFYSQKDGGNTIKEVHEDDDDDDDKRCVICLEDLEAKQVVMVTPCNHTFHEQCILPWVRTHGRCPVCRFTFL; via the exons ATGAGCAACCACAACAACATCAATACTCAACAATCTTTGCGACTTGCCAACGATGCATATGCATGGTACAACAACGAGGATAGGGACTCATTTTTGGACATTATATCTCCACCATCGCGTCCTTTTCCTCATATCTTG AATGAAAGAGTTGGTATTGATCCGTGGCTATGGTCACTTGACGATAGAATCTTCACTTTACCTTCCTCCATAATGAG TTTCCCACAACCTCGAATGCATCTTGTGGTGTTGCAAAACAATTTGGCAAACCACACGAATTTGAGGTCAAGACAAATGGATCGATCACGAACACGAACACAAACACAAACACGTgattcaaacaatcaaacaaaagCTTTAGAGAAGCTTAGGAAAGAGATTTACAATCCTGTTCCAAAGAAGATTATACAAAGGTTGGGTAGGTTTTACTCACAAAAGGATGGTGGAAATACCATAAAAGAAGtacatgaagatgatgatgatgatgatgataaaagGTGTGTCATATGCTTAGAAGACTTAGAAGCAAAACAAGTGGTGATGGTGACACCATGTAATCATACGTTTCATGAGCAGTGTATCTTGCCTTGGGTGAGAACCCATGGTAGATGCCCAGTTTGCAGGTTTACTTTTTTGTGA